TTACAGACTGCAGACTTCTGTAATGTGTAAACTAAATTCTTGCTTGTATATTAGAGATTTCTCTTGTTCAAAGAATCTCTCTACACAGCCGTGATTAGGGGAGTTCATTTATATGTGCACAATGCTCACCTTGACCGTAGCAGGAGATCGTGGGTTTTACTCggtatttatatataatatactATTCTAAATATATACTATAATAtagattataaatatataatacataCTTATTTACTCAGTGCTTTTGGTTGATAAATCATTTGTGTTTTAGGTACtacaagaaataattttgaagggaaaaaagtgaTTCACTTAGAGTATGAAGCATATATGTCAATGGCAGagactgaaataatgaaaatctgCAGAGATGTTAGACAGAAATGGCCTTCAGTCAAACATATTGCAGTGCATCATAGACTTGGGTATGTATGGCCGGACTCCATCCTTCTTGAAGTGGAATATTAATCCTTGTCTGGTGCGTGGCTGTGCTTACGTAGGTgcaggagcagcaaagctggCTGCAGGACCAAGCTTTCACTGCAGTGCTGTTtcagaaattgtctttttaaaaatgtatgtattggTAGTGTTTGCTGGAGTCCACATTTAGCCTGCAGGATCCTTGATGCTGGTGTGATGGTTTGAAAGTGGAGAGAAGATTGAGATTTCATTTGAGGAAAGGAGAGactgttggtttgttttatctttttttaaagacgtGAAGTTATcagcactttcttttttcttctctcttccattGAGGTGCTGCAGAATGTTTTTATTGTCAGATTTAAGTCAAATTATGCCATAGGGAACCTGAAAGCTTAGACtatggggaggggagaggcgtGGTAATTGCCAACCATGCTTACTGAAAAACCTCCTGTTGTTCCTTGAGTCTTGGATAAGCATTTTTTGTTGGGTTCAGAACATGGAATACAAGTATTTGACATACTCTTGAGTCTTCACTGTTCATCAGATTTCTCATTGAAACCAGCAGGATTTGCAGAGTGTTTCAAAtgcttgtttccttttctctcagcAGAAGGAACTTAGGAGATGATTGCAAAGGGTAATATTAGCTGTGGGGGGGTAGTTTCCTTATATTTCCTTGACAGTCAGCTGAGGGAGTGGTTCTTTTGAGGACAGCTCGAAGCATTTAAGCTTAGATTTTTCCTATGAACTGTTTGTCAGAGGAGTCTTACTATAGAGGGATGGTTGGGAGGCAGCTTTTGGGAATACTACCTTTGAGGAGCAAAACAAAGCCTTGTGCTACTTCTGTTAAGTTTGGAGAACAACACACCTAACAGGAAAAACTTCATAATTTGAAATCAGAATTTGTGAAAAATAAGTTCCATTGCAAAATCTGCATAGTTTGAGGCACTTAATTTCTTCGTTCCCAAATTGTTGTGCAAACTGAGATGATTTCTTAGGTTTTCAGGTAAGAACTGCCTGTTCCTAACTTATTGTTCATTATTAAGCCCACTTCCAGTGAGCTTCCTGTGCATTGTTGCAAGTTAGCAATTCTCTCCTCTTAATTCCGTAgactttatttcaaaaaaaaaaaagaaaggatagaAGAAAAAAGCCTATGTCTGCTGGGTTTATTTATTCTAAAGCATGGAATTCTCACATCTGTACTGATTTTggttgtggttttctttcttttaaaaagtgtataaTCTTTTGGACGTGGCTTGACACTTGCTCAGTATGAATGAGTCAGGAGAGCATGTGGCCAGAATACTgacgtgacatggccacaactttTGGGTGCTCTTGATGTTAAACATTAGCTAAAGTTGCTGttgttcctcttctctccctaGTGTGGTTCCAGTAACTGAAGCAAGTGTAATTATTGCAATCTCCTCTCCACACAGAGCAGAATCCCTTGAAGCTGTAATGTACTGCATCAATACCTTAAAAGCATCCGTCCCAATATGGAAGAAGGTATGTTTGGGGACAAATTTGATTTTCGGTCTGTGCCAGAGTCATAGGCAGCTGGGCTaaaggctgctgctgctcttacGGGAAGCAGCTGAAGCATTATGGGCAGCAGTTGCTCCTGACAGGATGCCAGTGTCTAGCACCAGTGAATTTCCTCTGATGCAGCCAGGCCCATCTGTGGCAGGTATGGCACCTGGAAGGCCCTCTCTTGCCTGTACGACTcagctccttttccttttaacACCACCCTGCGGTCAAAGTGAAAGAGCTCTGAGCTCTTCTCTCAGTTCTGGATAGGCTTGTGGAAAAACTTTGAGTCAGCTTTGCTTTGGACAGCATTGCAGTTTGCAAGTAAAAGTGGTAtttcttgtctttctgttttcccctcATCCCTATGGCCTTGAGAAAGCCTGAAGCATTAAGCAACAGCACACAATGAAGGGATGAGCAGTGGTCCCAAAGCTAGTATGGGCACACAATGTGTGGAGAGACCAGCCCGGGTCTAGGAGGAGCCTCATTACATAACCAGTGTAGCATGCAAGTAATGAGCATTATCTCTGCCGCCTTTCCGAGGCAGAACTTGACATGTGGTAACAGTGACGTTCTCCACATTACACCACTTTTCTGACACCTCTTTCAGGAGACTGGAGTTCTGTGGTCTCAGAAGGAATAACCAGGGACTGAGAGTCCTGCTGAATTTGCTTCTTAGGACTGGACTGCTGCTGGGTAGTAGTCCAGTCTGTCCTGAAGATCTCATGCTTACTGTATTTTGTGTGttgttgtcatttttatttttttaatattgacaTTTTGTACGCACTTTAATACTCTCCTAAAAATGATGGTAAATTAACATGGCACCATGTTAAAAGGGCAGTTTCAGACACAAGTGCTGTGTACTTTACAGCTTTTACATAATTTCTTCTAGATCTTTCTTGAATTAACTTCAGTATAGATGGGTACTTCTAAAATTAATGGGGCTCAGCCTGAGGTTCAGCATCTGCCCACATGTAAGCCAGTGTTCTAAGGGTGCTGCCCTCTTTTCTGTTTGCCAGTGAAGTGCTATGTAGTCCTGTTGTGAACACTAAATAATAGCAGGATGGCTGTTGAGTTGTTTGGCCTGGCTTGTGGCTGTATGTAGCAGACTCTCACAATATTTCCCATTCTTTGTTTATATTTGCAGGAGATTTATGAGGGTGAATattcttggaaagaaaacaaagaatgctTTTGGACAAATTCAGAGAAATaactgtactttttaaaaataaagtgttactGTTCCTAATGAGCATACTGGTTTAGCTTTGAGTTGTTTTTACAGAGAATCTGTATGTTTTTAAGCAGTTGTAGTGGACTTTTCAATCTGAATAATTTAATTAGGACCGAATGAAATAAATGAGTAATAATTAGGGTTTTTAGGTGTTCTTGACTCACCTTTGAAATCATCTCTGTGCATTTTAACATGGAGTCAGTTTTTAAAACAATCGCCCCTAAAATTCTTGGTTGCAAGGTATTTAGTCATCTGTGATACATACTGCTTTAATACCTTTACATTAGTAGTCTGTGATCACTGTCTGCATGGGAGGTCACAACAGgacagttggattttttttaaatcttaaaaaaaggCCTGAGTGGTTTAATTTTATGTGACTGTAGAATCAATTTGCAAGCTTTATCCTGTTTTCACATTCTTGTAACATGAAAGCCACTCGAAGTAGATTAAACATTTTGGTatagacagagaagaaaatacaaactatACCCCAGAGTTACTAACTTTTTAGTAGTGGTTACCTTCCAGTAGCTCTGtctcacagaaacatttttactgtGCAGCTGATACTACAAGTCCGGTGCATTAAACAAAAATATGGACAGACCTTGATTCAAAGTTAGATCTGATACTTTACCAGCAACAAATTTGCACTAGCAGTAACATGCAACCTGTAACTACTTAATGATGTCTAGACATGATTAATTTTGAAGCTTTTTTGGCTGTATAATTGCATGTtgttgcagggaaaaaaaaaaaaaaggccagctATTATTACAGACAACTATAAGTTTAATTAGTTTTACTAGGTTGATTTTAGACATGTTAGGGTTCAAAGTCATcgaaatggattattttttcaaaggaaaatgagtCTGTTGAACTTTTTGCAGtttatgtatacatttatattcacatttattattttaatacagttttcctcttgttctgttttgaaacctagttaaaagggaaaaagactgACATAGTATGCCTGTGCTTCCATTGGAAACAATGGGGTGCTCAACTGAGTAAGATCATTTTATTGATATTATTGTACTGGTCATGATAGTGTTTAGATTATAAGAGTTCAAAGTCCCATAGTGTATGGCATTTTTTACTAATGCT
The Strix uralensis isolate ZFMK-TIS-50842 chromosome Z, bStrUra1, whole genome shotgun sequence DNA segment above includes these coding regions:
- the LOC141937817 gene encoding molybdopterin synthase catalytic subunit → MDESEDVPKDFIKLKSEKLSVDEVSELVISPCCGAVSLFIGTTRNNFEGKKVIHLEYEAYMSMAETEIMKICRDVRQKWPSVKHIAVHHRLGVVPVTEASVIIAISSPHRAESLEAVMYCINTLKASVPIWKKEIYEGEYSWKENKECFWTNSEK